Proteins encoded together in one Salarchaeum sp. JOR-1 window:
- a CDS encoding ATP-binding protein, translated as MSDQDLGDFSPSGTADDPSNEGRAVNRADDEGGFERPDLDTAGGGDGIGVLAVSQGLRISEEEGETTMRAYVTAENRSDIRIGKYVLADYPGPESLFCRIKGLEYAQRFHADDANEIHARRAMRSEGIEEDDYRFLADLDPLAVLYPDDGDLKRRMPDRVPKPETVVEEATETEQIKTGLKIPENGVFLGHLSVGGEKVRTAASPPTIDYRVKDDYRDGDPLAFRHTLVAGGTGSGKTHTSKNVLRQYLHEERRYEMADGAERRMAVVQFDPQDEYAQMHDDNPVADREDARRWEAEGIAYGGHDDTVAFVPKVGDATYAASHHHAEQRAFTVPFSMVRSRPWLVASSDLNDNQYSALRLLLKRFFRQHGDEGTYEEFTAFLDDPALKEELDESGRVHEATYEAVMRRVLGAPSGVFDQDAPPITDLVHEFVRPGGLSVVPTYHVNDTRATETVVLALASLLVDQKLSNDPDFDRIKETPLLVGMDEAHNFLADADSVQARNVIGKFTEAAKQGRKERLGLFLITQDPQDIADPVFKQVNTTVVLNLGDEDAIKSVNIPSNLEGKVPYMETGQMVVYSPDNSEPVEIVGLPTCLTRHGRD; from the coding sequence GAACCGCGCCGACGACGAGGGCGGATTCGAGCGCCCCGACCTCGACACCGCGGGCGGCGGCGACGGCATCGGGGTGCTCGCCGTCTCCCAGGGCCTCCGCATCAGCGAGGAGGAGGGGGAAACGACCATGCGGGCGTACGTCACCGCCGAGAACCGCTCGGACATCCGCATCGGGAAGTACGTGCTCGCGGACTACCCCGGCCCCGAATCCTTGTTCTGCCGCATCAAGGGCCTTGAGTACGCACAGCGCTTTCACGCCGACGACGCGAACGAGATCCACGCTCGCCGCGCGATGCGCTCCGAGGGAATCGAGGAGGACGACTACCGGTTCCTCGCCGACCTCGACCCGCTCGCCGTCCTCTACCCCGACGACGGCGACCTGAAACGCCGGATGCCCGACCGCGTCCCGAAACCCGAGACCGTCGTGGAGGAGGCGACCGAGACCGAGCAGATAAAGACCGGCCTGAAGATTCCCGAGAACGGCGTCTTCCTCGGCCACCTCTCCGTCGGCGGGGAGAAGGTGCGGACCGCCGCGAGCCCGCCGACGATTGACTACCGCGTGAAGGACGACTACCGCGACGGCGACCCGCTCGCGTTCCGACACACCCTCGTTGCCGGCGGAACCGGGTCGGGGAAGACGCACACGTCGAAGAACGTCCTCCGGCAGTACCTCCACGAGGAACGACGGTACGAGATGGCGGACGGCGCGGAGCGCCGGATGGCGGTCGTGCAGTTCGACCCCCAAGACGAGTACGCGCAGATGCACGACGACAACCCCGTTGCCGACCGGGAGGACGCGCGCCGCTGGGAGGCCGAAGGCATCGCTTACGGCGGGCACGACGACACCGTCGCGTTCGTCCCGAAAGTCGGGGACGCCACGTACGCCGCGAGCCACCACCACGCCGAACAGCGCGCGTTCACCGTGCCGTTCTCCATGGTTCGCTCACGGCCGTGGCTCGTCGCGTCAAGCGACCTGAACGACAACCAGTACAGCGCGCTCAGACTGCTCCTGAAGCGGTTCTTCCGCCAGCACGGAGACGAGGGGACGTACGAGGAGTTCACCGCATTCCTCGACGATCCCGCCTTGAAGGAGGAGCTCGACGAGTCCGGGCGCGTCCACGAAGCGACCTACGAGGCGGTGATGCGGCGCGTGCTCGGGGCGCCGAGCGGCGTGTTCGATCAGGACGCGCCCCCAATCACCGACCTCGTGCACGAGTTCGTGCGGCCGGGCGGCCTGTCCGTGGTTCCGACCTACCACGTAAACGACACGCGGGCGACCGAAACCGTCGTCCTGGCGCTCGCGAGCCTACTCGTCGACCAGAAACTCTCGAACGACCCCGACTTCGACCGCATCAAGGAGACGCCGCTTCTGGTGGGGATGGACGAGGCGCACAACTTCCTCGCGGACGCCGATAGCGTGCAGGCCAGGAACGTCATCGGGAAGTTCACCGAAGCCGCGAAACAGGGGCGGAAGGAACGACTCGGCTTGTTCCTCATCACGCAGGACCCCCAAGACATCGCCGACCCCGTGTTCAAACAGGTGAACACGACCGTCGTCCTCAACCTCGGGGACGAGGACGCCATCAAGAGCGTGAACATCCCGAGCAACCTCGAAGGGAAAGTCCCCTACATGGAGACGGGCCAGATGGTCGTCTACTCGCCCGACAACTCCGAACCGGTCGAAATCGTCGGCCTCCCCACCTGTCTCACGCGGCACGGCCGGGACTGA
- a CDS encoding universal stress protein, producing MSKILVPIDSSEQSTDALEYALEEFQSDDITLIHVIDPIEAGYTAQATVPGYSEEWYEQAQDDAETLFERAQETADEYGVTLETVTEVGRPSRTVVDYADENGFDHIVMGSHGRSGVSRILLGSVAEAVVRRSPVPVTIVR from the coding sequence ATGTCGAAGATACTCGTCCCCATCGACAGTTCCGAGCAGTCCACCGACGCGCTCGAATACGCGCTGGAGGAGTTCCAGAGCGACGACATCACGCTCATTCACGTCATCGACCCAATCGAGGCCGGATACACGGCGCAGGCGACCGTCCCCGGATACAGCGAGGAATGGTACGAACAGGCGCAGGACGACGCCGAAACGCTCTTCGAGCGGGCGCAGGAGACCGCCGACGAGTACGGCGTCACCCTGGAAACCGTGACCGAAGTCGGCCGTCCCTCTCGAACGGTCGTGGACTACGCCGACGAGAACGGCTTCGACCACATCGTGATGGGGAGTCACGGCCGCAGCGGCGTCAGCCGCATCCTCCTCGGGAGCGTCGCGGAAGCCGTCGTCCGCCGCTCCCCGGTTCCCGTCACCATCGTCCGATAG
- a CDS encoding KaiC domain-containing protein translates to MADDEDWFERAFSDDEDEADTGEPSESEGDTDPADTEESPEPSRTDEFETAFGGGSEDESEVSDEGADETGAATENEGRFEAAFGAGEPETEAEATADDFEAAFGGGSDDTTADGFEAAFGSGGGGGDGGFGFDLDSGAETDFEDGEFESDIPRVELGIEGLDNMVQGGVPKRSLIVAIGSAGTGKTTFGLQFLNHALKNDERAVFITLEETEERIVDSANERGWSFAEHIANGDLAIIDLDPIEMANSLTSIRNELPRLVEDFGATRLVLDSVSLLEMMYDDQATRRTEIYDFTKALKNAGVTTMLTSEAAENNPYASRHGIIEYLTDAVFLLRYIRPDDFRETRLAVEIQKIRDANHSRETKPYEITGQGISVYRQANIF, encoded by the coding sequence GTGGCTGACGACGAGGACTGGTTCGAGCGAGCGTTCTCGGACGACGAAGACGAAGCGGACACCGGAGAGCCGTCCGAATCCGAGGGAGACACGGATCCAGCGGATACAGAAGAGTCCCCGGAACCGTCCCGAACGGACGAGTTCGAGACCGCATTCGGCGGCGGGAGCGAGGACGAATCGGAGGTGTCAGACGAGGGCGCCGACGAGACGGGCGCGGCGACGGAGAACGAAGGCAGGTTCGAGGCTGCGTTCGGCGCGGGCGAACCCGAGACGGAGGCCGAGGCGACTGCGGACGACTTCGAGGCCGCGTTCGGCGGCGGTAGTGACGACACGACCGCGGACGGCTTCGAGGCCGCGTTCGGCAGCGGCGGCGGCGGCGGGGACGGTGGGTTCGGGTTCGACCTCGACAGCGGCGCGGAGACCGACTTCGAGGACGGAGAGTTCGAGTCCGACATCCCGCGCGTCGAACTCGGCATCGAAGGCCTGGACAACATGGTGCAGGGCGGCGTCCCCAAACGCAGCCTCATCGTCGCCATCGGGAGCGCAGGAACCGGAAAGACCACGTTCGGCCTCCAGTTCCTCAACCACGCCCTCAAGAACGACGAACGCGCCGTCTTCATCACGCTCGAAGAGACCGAAGAGCGCATCGTGGACAGCGCGAACGAGAGAGGCTGGAGTTTCGCCGAGCACATCGCAAACGGCGACCTCGCCATCATCGACCTCGACCCCATCGAGATGGCGAACTCGCTCACCAGCATCCGGAACGAACTCCCCCGCCTCGTCGAGGACTTCGGCGCGACCCGGCTCGTACTGGACTCCGTCAGCCTCCTCGAGATGATGTACGACGATCAGGCTACCCGGCGCACCGAGATCTACGACTTCACCAAAGCACTCAAGAACGCCGGCGTCACCACCATGCTCACCAGCGAAGCCGCCGAAAACAACCCGTACGCGTCCCGTCACGGCATCATCGAATACCTCACCGACGCCGTCTTCCTCCTCCGATACATCCGCCCCGACGACTTCCGCGAAACTCGGCTTGCCGTCGAAATCCAGAAGATCCGGGACGCCAACCACTCCCGGGAGACCAAACCCTACGAGATCACCGGCCAGGGAATCTCAGTGTACCGGCAGGCGAACATCTTCTAA
- the pyrF gene encoding orotidine-5'-phosphate decarboxylase — protein MGFFDDLAARIDSTDSVVCVGLDPDRDRLPEDVREKELPRWAFNRRIIDATHEHAACYKPNAAFYEDSKGWRSLRETVEYAHGKGVPVIVDAKRGDIGNTARQYADVLDYADAITVNPYLGRDSLQPFLSQEDAGVFVLCRTSNPGGKDFQNLELAGFDEYLYEHVARRASEWNENDNVGLVVGATSTDELERVRDTVPDLPFLVPGVGAQGGDAEAAVEFGLTGDGVGLVNSTRGIIFAGEGSEEWAAAAGQAAKRLKDRLNKYR, from the coding sequence ATGGGTTTCTTCGACGACCTCGCCGCCCGCATCGACTCGACCGATAGCGTCGTCTGCGTCGGCCTCGACCCGGATCGTGATCGCCTCCCCGAGGACGTACGCGAAAAGGAGTTGCCGCGCTGGGCGTTCAACCGCCGAATCATCGACGCGACACACGAACACGCGGCGTGCTACAAGCCGAACGCCGCGTTCTACGAGGACTCGAAGGGGTGGCGGAGTCTCCGCGAGACGGTCGAGTACGCACACGGGAAGGGCGTTCCCGTCATCGTGGACGCGAAGCGCGGCGACATCGGGAACACCGCCCGCCAGTACGCCGACGTCCTCGACTACGCTGACGCAATCACAGTCAACCCCTACCTCGGTCGAGACAGCCTCCAGCCGTTCCTCTCCCAGGAGGACGCTGGCGTGTTCGTTCTCTGCCGGACATCCAACCCGGGCGGGAAGGACTTCCAGAACCTCGAACTCGCGGGGTTCGACGAGTACCTCTACGAGCACGTCGCGCGCCGCGCGAGCGAGTGGAACGAGAACGACAACGTCGGCCTCGTCGTCGGCGCGACCAGCACGGACGAACTCGAACGCGTCCGCGACACTGTCCCCGATCTCCCATTTCTCGTGCCCGGGGTCGGCGCGCAGGGCGGGGACGCCGAGGCCGCGGTCGAGTTCGGCCTGACCGGGGACGGCGTCGGCCTCGTGAACTCCACACGCGGCATCATCTTCGCCGGCGAGGGCTCCGAGGAGTGGGCGGCCGCCGCCGGACAGGCCGCCAAACGCCTCAAAGACCGCTTGAACAAGTACCGCTAG
- a CDS encoding GTPBP1 family GTP-binding protein: protein MGLDQPLLDRAIERGEEEGGNVEFKERLARDVHLADGRLESLAAQLRHRVLSGDGEALYVVGVTDDGGVAGIPPDAFSESLDVLSLLAEEANAHIDDVVTRGTDDGGLVGVATVRDGGHLDGGDDHIIVGTAGHVDHGKSTLVGSLVTGRADDGDGDTRSFLDVQPHEIERGLSADLSYAVYGFDEAGPLRVDNPSRKSDRAAVVESADRIVSFVDTVGHEPWLRTTIRGLVGQKIDYGLLTVAADDGPTKTTREHLGVLLATDLPTIVAITKTDLVSDERALEVEREVEKLLRNAGRSPLLVERHGVAAAVDEISDTVVPLVRTSAVTMDGLDTLDRLFEHLPKTNGGGDDFRMYVDRTYSVTGVGAVASGTVKSGTVEAGDELLLGPLADGSFTGVEVRSIEMHYHRVDRAEAGRIVGIALKGVQEADIERGMVLLPREADPEPVREFDADVMVLNHPTRIDAGYEPVVHLETVSEAVQIDPDGGQLLPGDSGSARVRFKFRPYLVEAGQRFVFREGSSKGVGTVTSVR from the coding sequence ATGGGTCTCGACCAGCCCCTCCTCGACCGCGCCATCGAGCGCGGCGAGGAGGAGGGCGGGAACGTCGAATTCAAGGAACGGCTCGCGCGCGACGTGCACCTCGCGGACGGCCGGCTGGAGAGCCTCGCGGCGCAACTCCGCCACCGCGTGCTCTCCGGGGACGGCGAAGCCCTCTACGTCGTCGGCGTCACGGACGACGGCGGCGTCGCGGGAATCCCGCCCGACGCGTTCTCCGAGTCGCTCGACGTGCTCAGCCTCCTCGCCGAGGAGGCGAACGCCCACATCGACGACGTGGTCACGCGCGGCACCGACGACGGCGGCCTGGTCGGCGTCGCCACCGTGCGAGACGGCGGACACCTCGACGGCGGCGACGACCACATCATCGTCGGCACCGCCGGTCACGTCGACCACGGGAAGTCAACGCTCGTCGGCAGCCTCGTCACCGGACGCGCGGACGACGGCGACGGCGACACCCGGAGCTTCCTCGACGTGCAGCCCCACGAGATAGAGCGCGGCCTGTCCGCCGACCTCTCCTACGCCGTCTACGGCTTCGACGAAGCGGGGCCGCTCCGGGTGGACAACCCGAGCCGGAAGTCCGACCGCGCGGCCGTCGTCGAGTCCGCGGACCGCATCGTCTCCTTCGTCGACACCGTCGGCCACGAACCCTGGCTCCGCACCACAATTCGCGGACTCGTCGGACAGAAGATAGACTACGGTCTCCTCACGGTCGCCGCCGACGACGGCCCGACGAAGACCACCCGCGAACACCTCGGCGTCCTGCTCGCCACCGACCTCCCGACAATCGTCGCCATCACGAAGACCGATCTCGTGAGCGACGAGCGCGCCCTCGAAGTGGAGCGCGAGGTCGAGAAACTCCTCCGGAACGCCGGCCGCAGTCCGCTGCTCGTGGAGCGACACGGCGTCGCCGCCGCTGTCGACGAAATCAGTGACACCGTCGTGCCGCTCGTCCGGACGAGCGCGGTGACGATGGACGGACTCGACACGCTCGACCGACTGTTCGAACACCTCCCGAAGACCAACGGCGGGGGCGACGACTTCCGGATGTACGTCGACCGCACGTACAGCGTCACCGGCGTCGGCGCGGTCGCCTCGGGCACGGTGAAGTCGGGAACGGTCGAGGCCGGGGACGAACTCCTGCTCGGCCCGCTCGCCGACGGCTCCTTCACCGGGGTCGAGGTGCGGAGCATCGAGATGCACTACCACCGCGTCGACCGCGCGGAGGCCGGCCGAATCGTCGGTATCGCTCTGAAGGGCGTTCAGGAGGCGGATATCGAGCGCGGGATGGTGCTCCTGCCGCGTGAGGCCGACCCCGAGCCCGTCCGGGAGTTCGACGCGGACGTGATGGTTCTCAACCACCCCACCCGCATCGACGCCGGCTACGAACCGGTCGTCCACCTCGAAACCGTCAGCGAAGCCGTCCAAATCGATCCCGACGGCGGGCAACTCCTCCCCGGCGACTCCGGGAGCGCGCGCGTCCGCTTCAAGTTCCGGCCGTACCTCGTGGAGGCGGGCCAGCGGTTCGTCTTCCGCGAGGGGTCGAGTAAGGGCGTCGGCACCGTCACCAGCGTCCGCTGA
- the mch gene encoding methenyltetrahydromethanopterin cyclohydrolase yields MESVNRMAIELADEALDFADELDIGAFDLENGATVLDFGVDFEGGMEAGLLLAELQTAGLATVQTRMDEVAGAAFPHVELTCDRPGLGLLGSQKAGWQLSLDGFEGLGSGPARALVADEAEFRALGYTDAFDLTVLAIEADSLPTEAVAERIAAEAGVNTDGVYLPTYATASIVGSVSAAARPAEMALFRLFEAGYDPQDVLSATGSAPVAPVAGGEEDAIARTTDSVVHGGRAHFTVREDSDAFDALPSTAGEYDAPSAAVFADADWEMSEVAEGYFAPAQVTINVVGGPTYALGDTREDVLAESFL; encoded by the coding sequence ATGGAGAGCGTCAATCGGATGGCCATCGAACTGGCGGACGAGGCCCTGGACTTCGCGGACGAACTCGACATCGGCGCGTTCGACCTGGAGAACGGCGCGACCGTCCTGGACTTCGGCGTGGACTTCGAGGGCGGCATGGAAGCCGGACTACTGCTCGCAGAACTCCAGACCGCGGGGCTCGCGACGGTTCAGACGCGGATGGACGAGGTCGCGGGCGCGGCGTTCCCGCACGTCGAACTCACCTGTGACCGGCCCGGACTGGGGCTGCTGGGCTCGCAGAAGGCGGGCTGGCAGCTCTCCCTCGACGGCTTCGAGGGACTGGGGTCGGGGCCGGCGCGCGCGCTGGTCGCGGACGAGGCCGAGTTCCGCGCGCTCGGGTACACGGACGCGTTCGACCTGACCGTCCTCGCCATCGAGGCCGACAGCCTCCCGACGGAGGCGGTGGCGGAGCGAATCGCGGCGGAGGCGGGCGTGAACACGGACGGCGTCTACCTCCCGACGTACGCGACCGCGAGCATCGTGGGGAGTGTCTCCGCGGCCGCGCGACCCGCGGAGATGGCGCTGTTCCGATTGTTCGAGGCGGGCTACGACCCGCAGGACGTGCTCTCCGCGACGGGGAGCGCGCCGGTCGCACCCGTCGCGGGCGGCGAGGAGGACGCCATCGCGCGCACGACCGACAGCGTCGTTCACGGCGGCCGGGCGCACTTCACGGTGCGCGAGGACAGCGACGCCTTCGACGCCCTCCCCTCGACCGCGGGCGAGTACGACGCGCCCTCCGCGGCGGTGTTCGCGGACGCGGACTGGGAGATGAGCGAGGTCGCGGAGGGCTACTTCGCACCCGCGCAGGTGACGATAAACGTCGTCGGCGGGCCGACGTACGCGCTCGGCGACACCCGCGAGGACGTGCTTGCGGAGAGCTTCCTGTAG
- a CDS encoding putative RNA uridine N3 methyltransferase: MTVSVLVPSSLVREAEDKREATRKLGYVARAAAVFRADRLVVFDDPEGEETWGGGFVETVLRYAATPPYLRKEAFGTRSELEYAGILPPLLVSAWTGSESSGSGSKRQGIVTQVGPEGRVRVNCGMQHPISLHTPPGMEVREGERVTIRVSSRRPVRAKLLDETPPGFQVVRSNLGDELDRPDAGYRVATSRHGTPISASSLPDVTRRVHEDGLTVAFGAPARGLPPMLGVSESTVEEASADSATHAPGGFDTWLNVIPRQGSEVVRTEEALFAALSCLTLTE; encoded by the coding sequence ATGACAGTCAGCGTACTCGTGCCGTCGTCCCTCGTCCGGGAAGCCGAGGACAAACGCGAGGCAACTCGCAAACTCGGCTACGTGGCCCGCGCGGCCGCGGTCTTCCGGGCTGACCGCCTCGTGGTCTTCGACGACCCCGAGGGGGAGGAAACGTGGGGCGGCGGGTTCGTCGAAACCGTTCTCCGGTACGCCGCGACCCCGCCATACCTCCGAAAGGAGGCGTTCGGGACGCGGAGCGAACTGGAGTACGCTGGCATCCTGCCGCCGCTCCTCGTGTCGGCATGGACCGGCTCCGAATCGAGCGGTTCGGGGTCGAAACGACAGGGAATCGTGACCCAGGTCGGACCTGAAGGGCGCGTCCGGGTCAATTGCGGCATGCAACACCCGATCTCCCTCCACACACCTCCCGGTATGGAGGTTCGCGAGGGGGAGCGCGTGACCATCAGGGTCTCTTCGCGACGACCGGTTCGAGCGAAACTCCTCGACGAAACCCCGCCCGGGTTTCAGGTGGTTCGCTCGAACCTCGGCGACGAACTCGACCGTCCCGACGCGGGCTACCGCGTGGCGACGTCACGGCACGGCACGCCGATCTCGGCGTCGTCGCTGCCGGACGTCACGCGCCGCGTCCACGAGGACGGGCTGACCGTCGCGTTCGGCGCTCCCGCTCGGGGACTCCCCCCGATGCTCGGCGTGTCCGAATCGACGGTCGAAGAGGCGTCCGCCGACTCAGCCACCCACGCCCCCGGTGGGTTCGACACCTGGCTCAACGTCATCCCGCGTCAGGGCAGCGAGGTCGTGCGAACGGAAGAAGCTCTGTTCGCCGCCCTCAGCTGTCTCACGCTCACGGAGTGA